Genomic segment of Eremothecium sinecaudum strain ATCC 58844 chromosome VIII, complete sequence:
TTAGCTGCCAAGTGGGGAAATTTAGTACATAGATGTGGCGGTGTTAAATTCAATATTAGTAGAGCTGTTAGCTCATTTAATGGTATATCTGTCAACGACTTTGCATCTGTGCTAAATAATGCCGCGTTCGATAGTTTGAAGGGAAAGCTAGATACCCTGAGCGAAGATTTAGACCGAATGATAGAAAACTATGAGCTATCTAATGCTGTAAAACACATATGGTCAATAATAAATGATGCAAATAATGTGGTACAGACTGGTGAACCATGGGCGAAGCCAAAAGAAGAGCAGGATATGATAATATACGCCGCTACTGAATCCGCAAGAATAGCTGCTATTGCGTCGCTTGCCTTTATTCCGGATCTTTCCAACAAGTTGCTGGATCGTCTAGATGTTGAGCCGTCTAAAAGGTCATTAGAATATATAAAGTTTGGAGCTGATAACAATTATGGCTCCAAGGCCAACATGAAAGGAAGAGAAGTTCCTATAAAGCGCTTATGAATAACGTCCGTTCTTACCATTAATTTAAGAACATTTATGTAAGTAATACTGTACTAATACTCAATTGTAAATATCTCAGTATCCAATGTACCTAAATCTAAAGTAGCGAAACTACCCGTTTCACTAAATTTGGGTAATGTAACCAGTACAACCTGACTCCCACCTTCTACGCTCGCTTTTCGGAATCCAAATCCTGGCTGATTACCCACTATATAAACATGTGGTAATTGTTTTAACACAAAAGGGTCATTTTCTTTATAAGGGAAACACCAAAGTGTATCAGGTGCTGTCGGTGCTACATTCTGCCACTTCAAAGTAGCTTCCATGAGATCTAGTCTATGCTCAATTTCTTCTTGAACAGAATTTTCAGCACGGGTTGTCTCAACGACATACTTCGAGATATCATCAATCGTTTGACCACTTGTTACCAAAATTTGTATACCTTCACAATCAAACCAATATGGATTAGTAACAGTTTCAAACAGTTCACATCTGACCTTCGCAAAAAAAGGCTTCAAAGTTTGTTTGAATAAGGCTTTATTCAATGCTTGCTGTGGAAGACTTCTTTCAGTTGGATCCGATGCCCCAGGCAATATCGTCACGGGTACacttttcaaaatattgACTAAAAATGCGCCAAGTCCTTCCAACGCTCCGTGTATGTCACTTCCATCTTCTTTGTAGTTCACTGAGTCACCGCAAATCAAAAATCTGCAAACATTTACCATTTTCTCCGCTCTTCCTATATCCCCTGCAACAACTTCCTGCAGGAGCTTAGCTTTAAATGATAATGTCGGATTGTCAACACAAAAGTTAAGACCAGAGACTAGTGCAAGTTTCTTCCCCTCAATTGCTTTCCTCGGTGCTTGCGGTAGAGCCTCTGGGTAGCAAATATCTAAAACTTGAAATGTTCCAGGTTCTGCCTCCATTCCTAAGAAACCAAGCACAGTGCCGGTAATAAAAGGAGAAGTTTTAATCAAATCACCCACTAATAATACACGTCCACTTTCATCCTCTAGCATGACGTTATCTGTGCCCTCTGGGTCAGTGTATTTGTCTGCAGGCTCTACCGATCCATAGGTATCACTGGAAACTTCATCTAAGATATTAGGCTTATATTTCATTTCACAATAAACAGCACCTATGCACCAACATGGTTGACCTGCCTGGATATCTAAAACCCTTTTCTTATGCACAACAGGTTTTCCTTGTAGCCTGAATCCATCGTCCCACCTTTTATTGCAACTTACAAGTACCCTTTTCCGATACTCAGCTAGCCTATTCTGGTACATTGGAAAATACTGGGTATCATATACCCGATTTTCATACGGTAGTTCAAATTCATTCTTCCTATTACGATTTATAGATATTTTAGATCGAGCGAATTGATTTGGCTTCGGTCTTTCATCACTGTACTAAAATGTTAGTGTTCCACAATTTAACTTGTCTATTATCATAAGTTATTTAAGAAAAAACTCTTATCATACTTAAATTGTTTTAATAAAAGGTCCATCATAGATTATTTGTCAACTCTCAATTATCTGCCAACTTGTAAGTTGTAATTCATCTCATCATGAAGTTCATGTTAATATTTAAGTTCAAATGTTTTTTACCCGGACATGTCTAATGAACCGGACAATGACTTAAAATGCTATAATACTATATACTTTATAgttttcaatatctttaGATGTATTGTTCCGAGAGTATACTGAAAAACTCCTCTATTTCTGGATCTTCGTCGTTTAGGTTTTTCAACGTTCTGTATTCCCAAGACGCATTGTTCATATTTTCCGAATCATCTTCCGCGACTGTAATGCTACGCTTAATTCGTTCAATTTCGTGAGAATCATTTACTACTACCTTTGTTCTTCTATATTCTCTAACATCTGGGGTATGTCCAATACTCATGCCAACTTTAACCAACGTTTCAATGCTTTCTTCAGAATTTTTTAGCAAATCTGTATCCATTACCACGTTTTTAGCTTCCAGCACCAAAATAACAGTAGAACCACCAAACTTGAAATATCCCAGTTCCTGGCCTCGAGTTATTGTATCCCCTTGTTTGCAAGTCAGAATAATCGAACCAACCATCATTGCACCCACGGGTATGTATAAGATGGTGCCAAATTCTTCGCTTTCAATAGGAATGACAACGCGCACGTTTTCACCAAATACATCTAATTCCGTCCGGACAGCCATCGGATTAACTGTATAGTACTCACCACTAATATATTTAGGCTTGCCAACAACACCATTGCAAGGCGAGTGAAATCTGTGATAGTCCTGGGGTGCTAGCCTGAATATTCCTACGCTACTTGTCCTTTCACTAAATATATCAGAATAATATCCATTTGTGAGCTTGGACAAGGTGAACGTTTTCCCTTTGATCCAGAACTCGGTGGCTCTGCTAACTGAGGGGAACACTGAACACCGTGAATCAGCGGGTGAGAGTAAAACTTTTGGGTTCTCGGATTCAGGAGGCCTACTTCCCGGCTTCAATTTCCTATAGAAGAATTCGTTGAAGGTCTTAAATTCCCTATCTAAACATTGAGACATATCAAGAGAATGGAATTTAATAAATGACTCAATATCTTTTACAGAACTTGGACGGTCAAACTTCTTTCCCTGCTTTATGGTAACTGTGCGTAATAAAGATTTGAATTTCCTGGACTGCTTTCCTCTTGCGTTATAGATTATCCTAATACCCAATCGAACATACACGTTGATCTTTTCTTCAATAACGATTCCGGTATCCCTATCTTGAACCAAGATGTTTGCATTATTAGAACCCAAAGCATACTTCCCATAGGTTAGTTTAATCAATACCTTGGAGAACCACCGTTTTGATGCAAAATCACATGAAACATAGGAAGCTTTTAACAGTTTTCTATCCCTTGAGCTACAAATGGCGAAATGAGTCACTAAATCAGTCTCTACATGCAGCTTCGAGTTGCGGAGATGTTTATCGCTCTGAACTTGCTTTGAACATAGTGGGCACTTTTTGGCACGCTTAAAACCACTTATGTTCTTCCAGTTTTGCAAAGCCTCCActacttcttcttttgagACTTTGTCTTGTGACCATGGCGACTTCCCAGCTTGATAAAATACCGTGTTGACCTCTTCATCCGAAAAATGCCCAAAACCATCTAACAATAGGGTAAGTTGAACTACATCAAATTGTTCCAAATTCGTCGACGAGTTTACTACATGCTGCCAGAACCTTTTCTTCATAAGCTGATATGGGACGTACCTTACCTTCAGGTTTAATTTTGGACTATGTATGCGTGCAAGTTCTTCATCCTTTAAGACTAAGGGAATAGCTAGTTCCTGAACAAATTCCCCATTGTCGGCCCTTCTGAATTCAGTTACTTGCTTAACGAGAACACTAGCGTCTGCTACTCTCTCATGATATGAAAAAGAATCTTTATCAAATACCCTAAAATCCAGAGTAAAAGACAATTCACTAGGATATATTTCAAATGCTGCTCGCTCATTATATTCGGGATTTAGGGAATGTTTCTTCCACGATGTTTTAAAGACGCGTCTACCAAATGATAAAATGACGAAAGGATCCATGTCAAAAGTAGTAGAGAACTTGTTCCGAAGAGGCGGAAGATCGGTGATATTCTTTATATCAACAATGGCAATACCTAGAGCGTGGGTCTTTTTAGTAATCTCAAAAACGTTTGCTCCGCGCTTCGTCCTGCGTAAGTTCCTAAGGCGGCGCCGCAAGCGTGTAATATCCGTATCTTCATCACTGGATTGTGTATTAGCGTGCAGCTGGTTTGACCGCTGTGAAGAGTCCGTTAACGAGTTACTAGAAACTTGTGGTACACTTGCAAACGTACCAGATGAACCATTACGTTGCTCTGTGAATATGCTGCCACAAGTTTCATGCTGAACATTGCGATATCTACTGTAATCAGATGGCACATCTGTTAAGTATTCTGATTCCTGCTCCTCACCGTCCGcttcctcatcttcagGTTCTTCTACTTTACCAGAAAGCACTGAGTGCCTTGTTATGTCCTCGTAATTCGTGAAATCAGCGGTAAGCGAATCTGAGGATAAAGATGAGAATTCCGCAAGATCGTTTTCGTTCTCTTCGCCCTCAAAACTTTCCAATAACAGCTCCATATCTTGCTTCATCCTAGTCCTCCTTGTAATCATAGAATCCGTCAGATAGTCACACCAGCTTCTATAAACATTTTGGAGGTTCATGCCATCCTTACAGCAGCTAAGAGTAATAGCTACTTGTATATCAGCAGCCTGATAACCTTTACGCTTACGGTTGCACACCGGGTACCACCGCGGCGGAAGATGAAACTCATTATGTGTCACACCATTACCTTTGAACATTTCAAGCAAAGATAATCTAACCTCACCAAGATATAAGTACCTCTCACGTTCCAATTGCACTCCAATATCCTCCTGTTTCCTGAGCATATCATCATATAAGACTATCCTCAAATGCTCAGAAGTAGGTTTGGAAGGCAATATCAAAGTTAACGTCTGTTCCCAGCGAGGATTAGAAGTATTCCTAAGCTTTTTGCTTCTATTAAATATACCATTTGTGGTCACTAGACAAAGCGGATTACACCTTGAATTCTCCACAGTGTCTATTTTGGCTTGTATAATATCAACTTTTACTGATAATTGGCCTCTTCTAGCTGCCCTTCCTTTCCTAATCAGCCCCATAACGTACTTTTAATACTATAACTTCACTACAAAGTAGGTTGAAAGTCCAAAAGTACTTAGGCAGAATCCCCTTGTCTTATACAAGTCGTTCTTATACAGCTATTTCATACGTTTTTACTAAGATCGAGAACAGTAAATTATATCGTAGACTAAAATATACGTTCCGAAAAACCCGACTCACCTACCATTTCGTTAATAGTTGTAAGAATAAGGTACGGGCAGAGACAGATCATCCAATTATAGACAAACGGCCACCAGACAGCTGATGTTGAAGTTATCACATGAGCgataaatatatatatctttAAGGTATTTAACCAGTTAACGATTGATCTTTTTACCAGCAATTGGTTAATTGCGATAGCGCCGCACCTTGttatttcttttttcttaTAGTTAAGTAGATGGCATCACATATAAAAATGCTTTCTACTGTGGTATTCAACTGAATAAAAGCTGATATAACGGCGTCGTGAAGGTCAGAGACCAACCAGGACACTTTAATTGAAAGGTTAAAAACAATAAAGCTGTGTAATGGGAAAAAGGTTTAGCGAATCAGCAGCAAAGAAGCTAGCAGGACAAGCGCGGAAGAAGGAGCAAGCAGCAGCGAAAGATAGAGCAGAAAGGGAGCGAATGGAGTCGGAGGAGGCTCAGAA
This window contains:
- the PSD2 gene encoding phosphatidylserine decarboxylase 2 (Syntenic homolog of Ashbya gossypii AAL131C; Syntenic homolog of Saccharomyces cerevisiae YGR170W (PSD2)) is translated as MGLIRKGRAARRGQLSVKVDIIQAKIDTVENSRCNPLCLVTTNGIFNRSKKLRNTSNPRWEQTLTLILPSKPTSEHLRIVLYDDMLRKQEDIGVQLERERYLYLGEVRLSLLEMFKGNGVTHNEFHLPPRWYPVCNRKRKGYQAADIQVAITLSCCKDGMNLQNVYRSWCDYLTDSMITRRTRMKQDMELLLESFEGEENENDLAEFSSLSSDSLTADFTNYEDITRHSVLSGKVEEPEDEEADGEEQESEYLTDVPSDYSRYRNVQHETCGSIFTEQRNGSSGTFASVPQVSSNSLTDSSQRSNQLHANTQSSDEDTDITRLRRRLRNLRRTKRGANVFEITKKTHALGIAIVDIKNITDLPPLRNKFSTTFDMDPFVILSFGRRVFKTSWKKHSLNPEYNERAAFEIYPSELSFTLDFRVFDKDSFSYHERVADASVLVKQVTEFRRADNGEFVQELAIPLVLKDEELARIHSPKLNLKVRYVPYQLMKKRFWQHVVNSSTNLEQFDVVQLTLLLDGFGHFSDEEVNTVFYQAGKSPWSQDKVSKEEVVEALQNWKNISGFKRAKKCPLCSKQVQSDKHLRNSKLHVETDLVTHFAICSSRDRKLLKASYVSCDFASKRWFSKVLIKLTYGKYALGSNNANILVQDRDTGIVIEEKINVYVRLGIRIIYNARGKQSRKFKSLLRTVTIKQGKKFDRPSSVKDIESFIKFHSLDMSQCLDREFKTFNEFFYRKLKPGSRPPESENPKVLLSPADSRCSVFPSVSRATEFWIKGKTFTLSKLTNGYYSDIFSERTSSVGIFRLAPQDYHRFHSPCNGVVGKPKYISGEYYTVNPMAVRTELDVFGENVRVVIPIESEEFGTILYIPVGAMMVGSIILTCKQGDTITRGQELGYFKFGGSTVILVLEAKNVVMDTDLLKNSEESIETLVKVGMSIGHTPDVREYRRTKVVVNDSHEIERIKRSITVAEDDSENMNNASWEYRTLKNLNDEDPEIEEFFSILSEQYI
- the POL31 gene encoding DNA-directed DNA polymerase delta subunit POL31 (Syntenic homolog of Ashbya gossypii AAL132C; Syntenic homolog of Saccharomyces cerevisiae YJR006W (POL31)), with the protein product MYQNRLAEYRKRVLVSCNKRWDDGFRLQGKPVVHKKRVLDIQAGQPCWCIGAVYCEMKYKPNILDEVSSDTYGSVEPADKYTDPEGTDNVMLEDESGRVLLVGDLIKTSPFITGTVLGFLGMEAEPGTFQVLDICYPEALPQAPRKAIEGKKLALVSGLNFCVDNPTLSFKAKLLQEVVAGDIGRAEKMVNVCRFLICGDSVNYKEDGSDIHGALEGLGAFLVNILKSVPVTILPGASDPTERSLPQQALNKALFKQTLKPFFAKVRCELFETVTNPYWFDCEGIQILVTSGQTIDDISKYVVETTRAENSVQEEIEHRLDLMEATLKWQNVAPTAPDTLWCFPYKENDPFVLKQLPHVYIVGNQPGFGFRKASVEGGSQVVLVTLPKFSETGSFATLDLGTLDTEIFTIEY